In Corylus avellana chromosome ca2, CavTom2PMs-1.0, the following proteins share a genomic window:
- the LOC132171038 gene encoding uncharacterized protein LOC132171038 isoform X2: MVIPPPVRPPRIIKYLKPYVLKMHFTNKFVSAQVIHTPTATVASSASSQEKALRPSMESSRDVAAAAKIGKILGERLLLKDIPAVSIDLKREQKYHEQASTRNCQRICIYMLAV; this comes from the exons ATGGTTATTCCTCCACCTGTTAGGCCTCCAAGAATTATCAAGTATCTTAAGCCTTATGTCCTGAAGATGCACTTCACAAACAAGTTTGTAAGTGCCCAGGTGATACACACACCAACCGCCACTGTTGCCTCTTCTGCAAGCTCACAGGAGAAGGCCTTGAGGCCAAGCATGGAATCTAGTCGGGATGTGGCTGCTGCTGCAAAGATTGGAAAAATATTGGGGGAGCGCCTGCTTCTCAAAGATATCCCAGCTGTTTCCATTGACTTGAAGAGAGAACAGAAATATCATG AACAAGCAAGCACAAGGAATTGTCAGAGAATTTGTATCTACATGCTCGCCGTATAA
- the LOC132171038 gene encoding uncharacterized protein LOC132171038 isoform X1: MVIPPPVRPPRIIKYLKPYVLKMHFTNKFVSAQVIHTPTATVASSASSQEKALRPSMESSRDVAAAAKIGKILGERLLLKDIPAVSIDLKREQKYHGKVKAVVDSLREAGIKLL; this comes from the coding sequence ATGGTTATTCCTCCACCTGTTAGGCCTCCAAGAATTATCAAGTATCTTAAGCCTTATGTCCTGAAGATGCACTTCACAAACAAGTTTGTAAGTGCCCAGGTGATACACACACCAACCGCCACTGTTGCCTCTTCTGCAAGCTCACAGGAGAAGGCCTTGAGGCCAAGCATGGAATCTAGTCGGGATGTGGCTGCTGCTGCAAAGATTGGAAAAATATTGGGGGAGCGCCTGCTTCTCAAAGATATCCCAGCTGTTTCCATTGACTTGAAGAGAGAACAGAAATATCATGGTAAGGTCAAAGCTGTCGTTGATTCTTTGAGGGAAGCTGGTATCAAACTGCTTTag